A window of the Proteus terrae subsp. cibarius genome harbors these coding sequences:
- a CDS encoding GlpM family protein, with protein MGLLVKALIGAFVVVLIAVLSKSRHYYIAGLVPLFPTFALIAHYIVGSERSIEALRTTIIFSLWAVIPYMIYLISLYVMINYVKLFTALATAVICWVIAAWLLIQLWNKFHG; from the coding sequence ATGGGATTACTGGTTAAAGCACTGATAGGTGCGTTTGTTGTGGTATTAATCGCTGTTTTATCAAAATCTCGCCATTACTATATTGCGGGATTAGTTCCTCTATTTCCCACTTTTGCACTTATTGCACACTATATTGTGGGTTCCGAACGCTCGATTGAAGCGTTACGTACCACCATTATTTTTAGTCTATGGGCTGTTATTCCTTATATGATTTATCTAATTTCACTCTATGTGATGATCAACTATGTGAAATTATTTACGGCGCTAGCTACGGCAGTGATTTGCTGGGTTATTGCTGCTTGGTTACTTATTCAGTTATGGAACAAATTTCATGGATAG
- a CDS encoding DUF2933 domain-containing protein produces MWELLRDNWFILMLLLCPLMHLFMHKHHHGENSSHDCCKNKEETEAPEKKKTHLDA; encoded by the coding sequence ATGTGGGAACTTCTAAGAGATAATTGGTTTATTTTGATGTTATTACTTTGCCCGTTAATGCACCTCTTTATGCATAAACATCATCATGGCGAAAATAGTTCACACGATTGTTGTAAGAATAAAGAAGAAACCGAGGCACCAGAAAAAAAGAAAACACATTTAGATGCTTAA
- the fliE gene encoding flagellar hook-basal body complex protein FliE, which translates to MSIPAIESVLDKMQIQTLQASNIAKPQPVQAGFATQLVQAVGKINETRMNATNKVQAFTLGTPGVELNDVMVDMQKSSISLQMGVQVRNKLVAAYQEIMSMQV; encoded by the coding sequence ATGTCAATTCCAGCTATTGAAAGTGTTCTGGATAAAATGCAAATCCAGACTTTGCAAGCATCCAATATTGCGAAACCCCAGCCAGTACAAGCAGGGTTTGCAACTCAGCTTGTTCAAGCCGTGGGTAAAATTAATGAAACTCGAATGAATGCAACCAACAAAGTTCAAGCGTTTACTTTAGGTACACCCGGTGTTGAGTTAAACGATGTAATGGTGGATATGCAAAAATCCAGTATCTCATTACAAATGGGCGTACAAGTACGTAATAAGCTGGTAGCCGCTTATCAAGAAATCATGAGTATGCAGGTTTAG
- the fliF gene encoding flagellar basal-body MS-ring/collar protein FliF — protein sequence MNAEKTDVVNQNKGFNAIINRIKADPKIPLIIAGSAAIAIFVAAFLWLQSPDYKVLYSNLSDKDGGEIVTQLTQMNVPYRLSQNGAAIMVPDNQVHELRLKLAQAGLPKGGAAGFELLDKEKFGISQFSEQINYQRALEGELARTIETLGPVQNARVHLALPKPSLFVREQKSPSASVTVGLLQGRALDEGQINAIVHIVASSVAGMPDSSVTIVDQSGKLLTQPDAMGRDLNSTQLKYVQELENRYQQRIETLLSPIVGRGNVHAQVTAQVDFSHTEETAEEYKPNQPPNQAAVRSKQLSQSEQNGGMLAGGVPGALSNQPVAPPQAPIEAPKAQEGEKTDDANATGTGTNRTLTRNPNSNSRLDETTNYEVDRRIRHIKRPVGNVERLSVAVIVNYKTVEDKKEAAEGEEPIVETKLVPLTDEQIQQIEGLVREAMGYSQERGDSLSVVNSQFNDTEEKVITVPVWENPEILAKALDLGRWLLLVIIAWILWRKLVKPQLEKRREAEIAAQKAVLKTKLQVKDDVDEAELDDEARRKQARKRVSAELQSQRIREMAEKDPRVVAMVIRQWMSKEQ from the coding sequence ATGAATGCCGAAAAAACCGACGTTGTGAACCAGAATAAGGGTTTTAACGCCATTATTAACCGGATAAAAGCCGATCCGAAAATTCCGCTCATCATTGCGGGTTCGGCGGCTATTGCCATTTTTGTTGCTGCATTTTTATGGTTACAAAGCCCTGATTATAAAGTGCTTTATAGTAATCTTAGCGATAAAGACGGTGGCGAAATTGTCACACAGTTAACACAGATGAATGTACCTTATCGCTTGTCACAAAATGGCGCGGCGATTATGGTGCCTGACAATCAGGTTCATGAATTACGCCTGAAACTCGCGCAAGCGGGACTTCCAAAAGGCGGTGCTGCCGGTTTTGAACTGTTAGATAAAGAAAAGTTCGGGATCAGCCAATTTAGTGAACAAATTAACTATCAACGTGCACTTGAAGGTGAGCTTGCTCGCACTATCGAGACATTAGGTCCTGTACAAAATGCTCGTGTTCATTTAGCACTACCAAAGCCATCTCTTTTTGTTCGTGAACAGAAATCCCCTTCTGCATCCGTTACGGTGGGTCTTTTACAGGGTAGAGCGCTGGATGAAGGTCAAATTAATGCCATCGTGCATATCGTTGCGAGCAGTGTTGCGGGCATGCCTGACAGCAGTGTGACCATCGTTGATCAAAGCGGTAAATTATTGACACAGCCTGATGCAATGGGTCGTGACCTTAACTCTACCCAATTGAAATATGTTCAAGAGCTAGAAAATCGTTACCAGCAACGCATTGAAACGTTATTAAGCCCAATTGTAGGTCGTGGAAACGTTCATGCACAGGTGACGGCTCAAGTTGATTTCTCTCATACCGAAGAAACAGCAGAAGAGTACAAACCAAATCAGCCACCAAACCAAGCCGCTGTACGTTCAAAACAGTTGAGCCAAAGTGAGCAAAATGGAGGCATGTTAGCTGGCGGTGTTCCTGGTGCATTATCTAATCAACCTGTTGCCCCACCTCAAGCGCCTATTGAAGCACCAAAAGCGCAAGAAGGTGAGAAAACAGATGACGCCAATGCAACGGGTACGGGTACAAATCGCACATTAACGCGTAATCCAAACAGCAATAGCCGTTTAGATGAAACGACCAACTATGAAGTTGATCGCCGAATTCGCCATATCAAACGTCCAGTAGGTAACGTTGAGCGTCTTTCTGTCGCTGTTATTGTGAACTACAAAACAGTTGAAGATAAGAAAGAAGCGGCTGAAGGTGAAGAGCCTATTGTTGAAACTAAACTTGTTCCACTAACTGATGAACAAATTCAGCAAATTGAAGGGCTTGTTCGTGAAGCGATGGGCTATTCCCAAGAACGTGGTGACTCGTTAAGTGTCGTGAACTCACAGTTCAACGATACTGAAGAGAAAGTGATCACCGTTCCTGTATGGGAAAATCCAGAGATTCTGGCGAAAGCATTAGACTTAGGTCGCTGGTTATTACTTGTCATCATCGCATGGATCTTATGGCGCAAACTGGTGAAACCACAGCTTGAAAAACGCCGTGAAGCTGAAATTGCTGCACAGAAAGCTGTACTGAAAACCAAGCTACAAGTTAAAGATGATGTTGATGAAGCAGAATTAGATGACGAAGCAAGACGTAAACAAGCACGTAAACGTGTGAGTGCCGAATTGCAGAGCCAACGTATCCGTGAAATGGCAGAGAAAGATCCTCGTGTCGTCGCAATGGTAATTCGTCAATGGATGAGTAAAGAGCAATGA
- the fliG gene encoding flagellar motor switch protein FliG, whose protein sequence is MSNNLTGTEKSAVMLLTLGEDRAAEVFKHLSTREVQQLSIAMSSMRHISNQQLIDVMASFEEDAVQYAALNVNANDYLRSVLVKALGEERANNLLDEISETRETTTGIETLNFMEPQMAADIIRDEHPQIIATILVHLKRGQAADILALFDEKLRNDVMLRIATFGGVQPSALAELTEVLNNLLDGQNLKRSKMGGVRTAAEIINLMKSQQEENVITAVRDYDGELAQKIIDEMFLFENLIDIDNRSIQRILQEVESDSLVVALKGCDQELRDHFLNNMSQRAAEIMRDDLSSRGPVRMSQVEAEQKAILLVVRKLAETGEVVLHGGDDTYV, encoded by the coding sequence ATGAGTAATAACTTAACTGGAACCGAAAAAAGCGCCGTTATGTTACTAACACTCGGTGAAGACCGTGCGGCGGAAGTATTTAAACATCTAAGTACACGCGAAGTTCAACAGCTGAGTATTGCAATGTCATCAATGCGTCATATCTCAAATCAGCAATTGATTGATGTTATGGCAAGCTTTGAAGAAGACGCAGTTCAATACGCAGCATTGAACGTCAATGCGAACGATTATTTACGCTCTGTTCTGGTTAAAGCCTTGGGTGAAGAACGTGCGAATAATCTATTAGATGAGATCTCAGAAACTCGTGAAACAACAACGGGTATCGAGACACTTAACTTTATGGAACCACAAATGGCTGCCGATATTATCCGCGACGAACATCCGCAGATTATCGCAACTATCTTGGTTCACCTTAAACGGGGTCAAGCGGCAGATATTCTTGCCCTGTTTGATGAGAAATTACGTAATGACGTGATGTTACGTATCGCAACATTTGGTGGTGTTCAGCCGTCAGCATTAGCAGAGTTAACTGAAGTACTGAATAATCTGCTTGATGGCCAAAACCTCAAACGCAGTAAAATGGGTGGTGTTCGTACTGCTGCTGAAATCATCAACTTAATGAAGAGCCAGCAGGAAGAGAATGTCATTACTGCGGTTCGCGATTACGACGGCGAATTGGCACAAAAAATTATCGACGAAATGTTCCTGTTCGAAAACCTTATCGATATCGACAACCGCTCTATCCAGCGCATTCTACAGGAAGTGGAATCCGACTCCTTGGTTGTGGCATTGAAAGGATGCGATCAAGAGCTACGCGATCACTTCCTCAACAATATGTCGCAACGTGCTGCTGAGATCATGCGTGATGACTTGAGTTCTCGTGGCCCTGTCCGTATGTCTCAAGTGGAAGCAGAGCAGAAAGCTATTCTGCTTGTGGTACGCAAATTAGCAGAGACTGGAGAGGTTGTTCTTCATGGAGGAGACGATACCTATGTCTGA
- the fliH gene encoding flagellar assembly protein FliH has protein sequence MSDKHTDTNWKPWVPKELTDWALTVEETTEDEKEVEKQEKEVVQQQKVLEQINMLDDMKDKAQKLGHAEGFEAGKNQGYQEGYQAGLQSGIEEGIRQGIAQQSPLINEWQGLLAEFRHSLNGLDSVIASRLMQIALTAAKEVLGQPAVCDGSALLAQITLMLQQEQMFSNNPQLRVNPKHIPQIEKDLGDSLSAHGWKVVADNSIHVGGCRVVTNDGDLDATIATRWHELCRLAAPEAL, from the coding sequence ATGTCTGATAAACATACTGATACTAACTGGAAGCCTTGGGTTCCAAAAGAACTCACTGATTGGGCATTAACGGTCGAGGAAACGACAGAAGACGAAAAGGAAGTCGAAAAACAGGAAAAAGAAGTCGTTCAGCAACAGAAAGTCCTTGAGCAAATTAATATGCTTGATGACATGAAAGACAAGGCCCAGAAATTGGGCCACGCTGAAGGCTTTGAGGCAGGGAAAAACCAGGGTTATCAGGAAGGCTATCAGGCTGGATTACAATCAGGTATTGAAGAAGGTATTCGCCAAGGCATTGCTCAACAATCACCATTAATTAATGAATGGCAAGGATTGTTGGCTGAGTTTAGGCACTCTTTAAATGGGTTAGACAGTGTTATTGCTTCACGTTTAATGCAAATCGCCCTCACAGCGGCAAAAGAAGTTTTAGGTCAGCCTGCTGTTTGTGATGGTTCTGCATTACTGGCGCAAATCACCTTAATGTTGCAACAGGAACAAATGTTCTCAAACAACCCACAGTTAAGAGTTAACCCAAAACATATTCCACAGATTGAAAAAGATCTGGGTGATTCACTTTCTGCTCATGGTTGGAAAGTGGTTGCCGATAACAGTATTCATGTTGGTGGATGTCGTGTTGTGACAAATGATGGCGATCTCGATGCCACGATTGCAACTCGTTGGCATGAGCTTTGTCGTCTTGCTGCTCCGGAGGCGTTGTAA
- the fliI gene encoding flagellar protein export ATPase FliI, whose amino-acid sequence MTARLGRWLEKLSDAEARLNKIPRVRQYGRLTRATGLVMEAKGLVMPLGSTCLIERTIGKTVEEVESEVVGFNGSQMLLMPLQEVEGLTPGARVYAQATPGGENEGRQLPLGDALLGRVLDGSGYPLDGLPPPDTDYRAPLITPPINPLQRTPITDVLDVGVRAINSLLTVGRGQRMGLFAGSGVGKSVLLGMMARFTQADVIVVGLIGERGREVKDFIENILGTEGLARSVVVAAPADVSPLLRMQGASYATRIAEDFRDRGKHVLLIMDSLTRYSMAQREIALAVGEPPATKGYPPSVFAKLPALVERAGNGVDGGGSITAFYTVLTEGDDQQDPIADSARAILDGHIVLSRSLAESGHYPAIDIEASISRAMTSLIDKTHYRRVQVFKQLLSSYQRNRDLINVGAYAAGSDPMLDKAIALYPSLAKFLQQDIQEQCSYQSACEQLNQLITVN is encoded by the coding sequence ATGACAGCAAGATTGGGGCGTTGGTTAGAAAAACTCAGTGATGCAGAAGCGCGTTTAAATAAAATTCCGCGTGTACGTCAATATGGTCGTTTAACCAGAGCAACAGGTTTAGTCATGGAAGCTAAGGGGCTTGTTATGCCCCTTGGCTCTACGTGTTTAATAGAACGTACCATTGGTAAAACTGTTGAAGAAGTTGAAAGTGAAGTCGTTGGGTTCAACGGTAGCCAAATGTTGTTAATGCCTTTACAGGAAGTCGAGGGATTAACACCGGGTGCCCGTGTTTATGCACAGGCCACTCCGGGTGGTGAAAATGAAGGTCGCCAGTTGCCTCTTGGAGATGCGCTATTAGGACGTGTTTTAGATGGCTCGGGTTATCCTTTAGATGGTTTACCACCACCAGATACCGATTATCGCGCACCACTAATTACACCGCCTATCAACCCGTTACAACGTACTCCAATTACCGATGTATTGGATGTGGGCGTGCGTGCAATCAACTCACTGTTAACTGTGGGTCGTGGTCAGCGTATGGGGCTTTTTGCAGGCTCTGGTGTAGGTAAGAGTGTGCTATTAGGTATGATGGCGCGTTTTACTCAGGCTGATGTGATTGTTGTTGGATTAATTGGTGAACGTGGACGTGAAGTTAAAGACTTTATCGAAAATATTCTTGGTACTGAAGGCTTAGCGCGCTCTGTGGTTGTGGCAGCACCTGCTGACGTATCACCACTTCTTCGTATGCAAGGTGCTTCTTATGCAACACGTATTGCCGAAGATTTTCGTGATCGTGGAAAACACGTCTTACTGATTATGGATTCACTTACACGTTACAGTATGGCACAACGTGAAATTGCCCTTGCAGTAGGCGAACCGCCTGCAACCAAAGGCTATCCACCTTCTGTCTTTGCAAAATTACCAGCACTGGTTGAACGTGCGGGAAATGGCGTTGATGGTGGTGGCTCTATCACGGCTTTCTATACTGTTTTAACAGAAGGCGATGATCAGCAAGATCCAATTGCAGACTCCGCGCGTGCGATTTTAGATGGTCATATTGTGCTTTCGCGTTCTCTTGCAGAATCTGGGCACTACCCTGCTATCGATATCGAAGCGTCTATTAGCCGTGCAATGACGTCACTGATTGATAAAACACATTATCGTCGTGTGCAAGTGTTTAAACAGCTTTTATCGAGTTATCAACGTAACCGCGATTTAATTAACGTAGGTGCTTATGCTGCGGGCAGTGATCCTATGCTTGATAAAGCCATTGCTCTTTATCCGTCCCTAGCGAAGTTCTTACAACAAGATATCCAAGAGCAATGCAGTTATCAAAGTGCATGTGAGCAACTTAATCAACTGATCACAGTAAACTAA
- the fliJ gene encoding flagellar export protein FliJ: protein MREQSPLVTLRELAQTAAEQAAIQLAQVRQSHQQMEQQLNMLIGYQDEYRVRLNETLNLGGMSSASWQNYQQFLKTLELTIEQHKQQLQHWQAQLDLATEQWREKQQRLNAFETLEQRAEDSRKRHLDRIEQKQMDEYAQRSTLRRTT, encoded by the coding sequence ATGCGGGAGCAGTCACCTTTAGTGACACTGAGAGAACTGGCACAGACAGCGGCTGAACAAGCCGCTATTCAACTGGCTCAGGTCCGGCAGAGTCATCAACAAATGGAACAGCAACTCAATATGTTGATTGGGTATCAGGATGAATACCGTGTACGTCTAAATGAAACGTTAAATTTAGGGGGGATGTCGTCAGCATCGTGGCAAAACTACCAACAATTTCTCAAAACGCTCGAATTGACTATCGAACAACATAAACAACAACTTCAACATTGGCAGGCGCAACTTGATCTTGCAACTGAACAATGGAGAGAAAAACAGCAACGACTCAATGCATTTGAGACTTTGGAGCAACGCGCTGAAGATAGCCGTAAGCGACATCTTGATCGTATTGAACAGAAACAAATGGACGAGTACGCACAGCGTAGTACTTTACGGAGAACAACTTGA